The following coding sequences are from one Syngnathus acus chromosome 14, fSynAcu1.2, whole genome shotgun sequence window:
- the tecta gene encoding alpha-tectorin: METCEQQDGAFYCQPTRSSTCVVFGDPHYHTFDGLLYHFQGTCTYLLARPCWEAAGPPFFSVEAKNEDRGVSAVSWLRDVTVEVYGHRVTLPKGSLGTVKVNGLVKTLPVHLQLGAVRVYQSGVAVALETDFGLLVTYDGQHYASISLPSSYFNNTCGLCGNYNDDPADDPVLPDGTLAETVAQLGGGWRAEGADWHCTDGCVDNCTVCDATTEAFFFGPDYCGFINKTDGPFRDCRAVVDPTAFVFSCVYDMCSNKDNITTLCQAIQAYALACQALGVTIRPWRSRTFCALPCPPFSHYQVCTSACPASCSDVTAPLYCAHPCTEGCQCDRDYLLSGSHCVQRDDCGCEHNGLYYPLNDSFWASPDGEEGECSLRCTCAAAGEISCFNGSCKEGEVCTAEVGALGCYPRREGLCSMAQNAVTSSFDGAFLLFPDDSSYYLLRLCGDVPANGSMVEVKIGRRLVNKGLAWKRPVVVTVSSLEVHVGGLDLETVKVNGEPIALPYVHSTQTVKVYRTSANATVVEFRDHLRVHYTQAGSINISLSTVFYNVTCGLCGVFNGDPADDFRLPNGRLAESASQFSEGWRSIADDITCNGDCDDLYRTCTDLRLYQSPWMCGNINDPGNSSFLACHGVVNPSPFFRNCLYNMCVKGGNRSALCSSLQAYAAACQDAQVVLASWRMATNCPLPCPANSHFDECTSACPLTCAGLDELEVPCPLPCGEGCRCKDGFVLRDGLCVSRGDCGCAGPDLDRRIPGNHTFWTDRDCLERCYCNASDNSVYCLAAPCHPEEYCQEDNGLYYCRPRNEALCVVAGYGHFLPFSGGMFELQSSCSLSLATSHCGSSDIAGMPGILPPFKLLALNEERDTSQAVWVRGFVLEVYDFEIEVSRSYKNTAMVNKERLHFPIKLGLGKISIFTLGVLLVVLETDFGLKVVFDWNTLLLLTLPRQLYNASCGLCGGFRSVPATHNSDDWGATWAERDAFCRVGCGDSCPRCGPPGDKNPPDDGTIASADDDDSTEDERSAELRFHLGDGLYVFAEPEAARLCALIVVREGAFARCHSKVAPELFYQGCLRDVCLDGGAQETVCSWLQAYATTCQTQGVPTIGWRGDAPCVQRCPPNSHYSRCVPVCPPQCAPARSQRDCSQECVEGCHCDQGYVLNSKSCILPQDCGCYTDGKYYEPKQLFWNGDCTKRCQCIGRNLVQCDPRRCKADEECGLRHGVRGCFARRSQQCVASGGGVFKTFDGASLRLPASCSFVLSTNCHKLPDLSFQLIANFDKWSSPNLTTISHVYLYINEENILISGNTVKVNGTPVSVPFVTGLMTRLSSSEGFVDIDSPQDIRVRYNRFNTLSVSMGTRLQDKLCGLCGNFNGDPSDDYITSTGRAAASALELAQSWKTNGMQDRCDETQYVALAQSCGNAAVLALQREDTCLKLTEPKGFFQPCHGLLDPRPFYRSCYLDGCYNRRGAQVCGSLAAYAEACRSMGALTTSWIAQENCSEWIYDPCATETCTNFTCELENDGDLCGCPEMPASHEGDDDVIEAEVTCKTAVMEVSISKCKLFQLGFQRGDVRVNDQSCAGLEGEDYIAFHINNTKGHCGSIVHSNGTHIMYKNTVWIESVNNTGNVITRDKTINVEFSCAYELDLKISLETVLKPILSVINLTLATQAGNFITKMALYKNASYRQPYREGEVVLSTRDILYVGVFVEGADENQLILVVNMCWATPSRNSSDRLRYVIIERGCPNIKDTTIGMVENGVSLTCRFHVTVFKFIGDYDEVHLHCDVSLCDSERHVCKVNCPPKRRMSSKDKMLQDHILSVGPIRRQVSDWCEEDNGGCEQMCTSKATAPVCSCVTGMLQADRKTCRTPSSSCRLSPALLLLSAAVCLHLLLLR, encoded by the exons ATGGAGACCTGCGAGCAGCAGGATGGAGCATTCTATTGCCAGCCCACTCGTAGCAGTACCTGCGTAGTGTTCGGCGACCCCCACTACCACACCTTCGACGGTCTGCTCTACCACTTTCAAGGGACCTGTACCTACCTCCTGGCTCGGCCATGCTGGGAAGCGGCAGGGCCGCCCTTCTTTAGTGTGGAAGCCAAAAACGAGGACCGCGGCGTGTCCGCCGTCTCCTGGCTGAGAGACGTAACCGTGGAGGTCTACGGTCACAGAGTCACCTTGCCGAAAGGAAGCTTGGGAACTGTTAAA GTGAATGGTTTAGTGAAGACTTTACCGGTTCATCTTCAGCTGGGCGCTGTTAGGGTCTACCAGTCGGGGGTGGCTGTTGCTTTGGAAACAGACTTTGGACTTCTGGTGACGTACGACGGCCAGCATTACGCTTCCATCTCCCTGCCGAGCTCTTACTTCAACAACACGTGCGGCCTCTGCGGGAACTACAACGACGACCCCGCCGACGATCCCGTCCTTCCCGACGGCACCCTTGCGGAAACTGTAGCCCAACTGGGCGGCGGCTGGCGAGCGGAGGGCGCAGACTGGCATTGCACTGACGGTTGTGTGGACAACTGCACCGTGTGCGACGCCACGACGGAGGCCTTCTTCTTTGGCCCAGACTACTGCGGATTCATTAACAAAACGGACGGACCGTTCCGGGACTGCAGAGCTGTGGTGGATCCTACCGCCTTTGTGTTTAGTTGCGTTTACGATATGTGTAGCAACAAGGACAACATCACCACACTCTGCCAGGCCATTCAGGCTTACGCTCTGGCCTGTCAGGCACTCGGAGTTACCATTCGTCCCTGGAGGTCTCGTACCTTCTGCG CCCTGCCGTGTCCACCGTTCAGCCACTACCAAGTGTGCACCAGCGCCTGCCCAGCCTCCTGCTCGGACGTCACCGCTCCCTTGTACTGCGCCCACCCTTGCACCGAGGGCTGCCAGTGCGACCGAGACTACCTCTTAAGCGGCAGTCACTGCGTACAGCGTGACGACTGTGGCTGCGAGCACAACGGCCTCTATTACCCGCTCAATGACTCTTTTTGGGCCAGCCCCGACGGCGAAGAAGGCGAATGTAGCCTCCGCTGCACCTGTGCGGCCGCGGGTGAAATCTCTTGCTTCAACGGCTCTTGCAAGGAGGGCGAGGTGTGCACGGCGGAGGTGGGCGCGCTGGGTTGCTACCCCCGCCGGGAGGGGCTGTGTTCAATGGCTCAGAAcgctgtgacatcatccttTGACGGCGCCTTCCTGCTGTTCCCAGATGACAGCTCCTACTACCTGCTGAGGCTGTGTGGCGATGTGCCAGCTAATGGCTCAATGGTGGAGGTGAAGATAGGCAGACGGCTGGTGAACAAAGGCCTTGCTTGGAAAAGACCTGTGGTAGTTACGGTTTCTAGCCTGGAGGTTCACGTGGGAGGGCTGGATTTAGAAACAGTCAAG GTCAACGGAGAACCGATCGCCCTCCCTTACGTGCATTCGACGCAAACCGTAAAGGTTTACCGAACGTCTGCGAACGCCACCGTGGTGGAATTCCGTGACCATCTTCGTGTTCACTACACGCAAGCGGGATCCATCAACATCTCTCTCTCTACTGTATTCTACAATGTCACCTGCGGTCTGTGCGGAGTCTTCAACGGCGACCCCGCCGACGACTTCCGCCTCCCCAACGGACGCCTGGCCGAGTCGGCCTCCCAGTTCTCAGAGGGCTGGCGGTCTATCGCCGATGACATCACCTGCAACGGAGACTGTGACGACTTGTACCGTACGTGCACCGACCTGCGCCTCTACCAGAGTCCGTGGATGTGCGGGAACATCAACGACCCCGGGAACAGTTCTTTCTTGGCGTGCCACGGTGTGGTCAATCCTTCGCCATTTTTCCGGAACTGCTTATACAACATGTGCGTCAAGGGCGGCAACCGCTCTGCCCTGTGCTCCTCGCTGCAAGCTTACGCCGCCGCCTGCCAGGATGCTCAAGTGGTCCTCGCTTCTTGGAGAATGGCCACCAACTGTC CGCTTCCCTGTCCAGCCAACAGCCATTTTGACGAGTGCACCAGCGCTTGCCCCCTGACGTGCGCCGGCCTGGACGAGCTGGAGGTGCCGTGCCCGTTGCCATGCGGCGAAGGTTGCCGCTGTAAGGACGGCTTTGTCCTGCGGGACGGCCTGTGCGTGTCCCGCGGCGACTGCGGCTGCGCCGGCCCCGACCTCGACCGTCGGATACCCGGCAATCACACTTTCTGGACGGACCGGGACTGCCTGGAACGCTGCTACTGCAACGCTTCGGACAACAGCGTGTATTGCCTGGCGGCGCCGTGCCACCCCGAGGAGTACTGCCAGGAGGACAATGGGTTGTACTACTGCCGGCCTCGCAACGAGGCACTTTGCGTGGTGGCCGGTTATGGCCACTTTCTGCCGTTCAGCGGCGGCATGTTTGAGTTGCAAAGTTCTTGTAGCCTGAGCTTGGCCACCAGCCACTGCGGGAGCAGCGACATTGCAGGCATGCCTGGTATCTTGCCTCCGTTTAAACTGTTAGCTCTTAATGAGGAGAGGGACACCAGCCAAGCAGTTTGGGTGAGAGGCTTCGTGCTGGAGGTTTATGACTTTGAGATTGAGGTTTCTCGAAGTTACAAGAACACCGCCATG GTAAATAAGGAGCGCTTGCACTTTCCCATAAAGCTCGGCCTGGGGAAGATCAGCATCTTCACTTTGGGTGTGCTGCTTGTGGTCCTGGAGACGGACTTTGGTCTTAAGGTGGTCTTCGACTGGAACACCCTGCTTCTGTTGACTTTACCCCGTCAGCTGTACAACGCTTCCTGCGGCCTTTGTGGGGGCTTTCGCTCAGTCCCGGCCACCCACAACTCCGACGACTGGGGCGCGACCTGGGCCGAGAGGGACGCTTTCTGCCGGGTGGGCTGCGGCGATTCATGCCCAAGGTGCGGCCCCCCGGGGGATAAAAATCCACCGGACGATGGCACCATCGCTTCGGCCGATGATGACGACAGCACGGAAGACGAGCGCAGCGCCGAACTCCGCTTCCACCTGGGAGATGGTCTTTACGTGTTTGCGGAGCCAGAGGCGGCGAGGCTGTGCGCCCTGATAGTGGTTCGAGAGGGCGCGTTTGCACGCTGTCACAGCAAGGTGGCGCCAGAGTTGTTTTACCAAGGCTGCCTGCGGGACGTCTGCTTGGACGGGGGTGCTCAGGAAACTGTTTGCAGCTGGCTCCAGGCCTACGCCACCACCTGTCAGACACAAGGGGTTCCTACCATCGGCTGGAGGGGCGATGCACCATGTG TCCAGAGGTGTCCGCCCAACAGCCATTACTCCAGATGCGTGCCGGTCTGCCCGCCCCAGTGCGCCCCCGCCCGCAGCCAGAGGGACTGCAGCCAGGAATGCGTTGAGGGCTGCCACTGCGACCAGGGCTACGTCCTCAACAGCAAGAGTTGCATCCTGCCTCAAGACTGTGGCTGCTACACTGACGGAAAATACTACGAG CCCAAACAGCTGTTCTGGAACGGCGATTGCACCAAGCGTTGCCAGTGCATCGGCCGCAACCTGGTCCAGTGCGACCCGCGGCGCTGCAAAGCAGACGAGGAGTGCGGCCTGCGCCACGGCGTGCGCGGTTGCTTTGCGCGACGCTCCCAGCAGTGCGTGGCGTCGGGCGGCGGTGTATTCAAAACCTTTGACGGTGCCTCGCTTCGCCTGCCCGCCTCCTGCTCCTTCGTGCTGTCCACCAACTGCCACAAGCTGCCCGACCTCTCCTTCCAGCTCATTGCCAACTTTGACAAGTGGAGCTCGCCCAACCTCACCACCATCTCTCACGTCTACCTCTACATCAACGAGGAGAACATCCTCATCTCGGGCAACACGGTCAAG GTGAACGGCACGCCGGTGTCGGTGCCGTTTGTGACGGGTCTGATGACACGCCTGTCGTCGTCGGAGGGCTTCGTCGACATCGACTCGCCGCAGGATATCCGTGTGCGCTACAACCGCTTCAACACGCTGAGCGTCAGCATGGGCACGCGGCTGCAGGACAAGCTGTGCGGCTTGTGCGGCAACTTCAACGGCGACCCCAGCGACGACTACATCACTTCAACGGGGAGGGCGGCTGCCAGCGCTCTGGAACTGGCCCAGAGCTGGAAGACCAACGGTATGCAAGACAG gtgcgacgagactcaatacgtGGCCCTGGCCCAGTCGTGCGGCAACGCTGCCGTGTTGGCGCTGCAGCGCGAGGACACGTGCCTGAAGCTGACTGAGCCCAAGGGATTCTTTCAGCCGTGCCACGGCCTGCTGGACCCGCGGCCCTTCTACCGTTCCTGCTACCTGGACGGCTGCTACAACCGGCGCGGTGCCCAAGTGTGCGGCTCGCTGGCCGCCTACGCCGAGGCCTGCCGCTCCATGGGCGCCCTCACCACCAGTTGGATCGCCCAAGAGAACTGCT CAGAATGGATCTACGACCCCTGCGCAACGGAGACCTGCACCAACTTCACATGCGAGCTGGAGAATGATGGTGACTTGTGCGGTTGCCCCGAGATGCCCGCCAGCCATGAAG GCGATGACGACGTCATCGAGGCGGAGGTGACGTGCAAGACCGCCGTGATGGAGGTATCCATTTCCAAGTGTAAGCTCTTCCAGCTGGGCTTTCAGCGCGGCGATGTCCGCGTCAATGACCAAAGCTGCGCCGGCTTGGAGGGAGAGGACTACATCGCGTTCCACATCAACAACACCAAAGGACACTGCGGCTCCATTGTGCAT TCAAACGGTACGCACATCATGTACAAAAACACCGTGTGGATCGAGAGTGTCAACAACACAGGCAACGTCATCACTCGGGACAAAACCATTAACGTGGAGTTCTCCTGCGCCTACGAGTTGGACCTGAAGATCTCGCTGGAGACGGTCCTCAAACCTATACTCAG CGTGATCAACCTCACCCTGGCCACCCAAGCGGGTAATTTCATCACCAAGATGGCGTTGTACAAGAACGCCTCGTACCGCCAGCCGTACAGGGAGGGCGAGGTGGTCCTCAGCACTAGGGACATCCTGTACGTGGGCGTCTTTGTGGAGGGCGCTGACGAAAACCAGCTCATCCTGGTCGTCAACATGTGCTGGGCCACACCATCGCGCAACAGCAGCGACCGGCTGCGCTATGTCATCATAGAGCGAGG ATGTCCCAATATCAAGGACACCACCATCGGCATGGTGGAGAACGGCGTGTCGCTCACCTGCCGTTTCCACGTCACAGTCTTCAAGTTTATCGGCGACTACGATGAGGTGCACCTGCACTGCGACGTTTCGCTGTGCGACTCCGAAAGGCACGTCTGCAAAGTG AATTGTCCGCCCAAACGGAGGATGTCATCTAAGGATAAGATGCTACAAGATCACATACTCAGTGTTGGGCCCATTCGAAGACAAG TTTCGGACTGGTGCGAGGAGGACAACGGCGGCTGTGAGCAGATGTGCACCAGTAAGGCGACCGCTCCAGTCTGTAGCTGCGTCACCGGGATGCTGCAAGCCGACAGGAAGACCTGTCGGA CTCCAAGTTCGAGTTGCAGACTCTCACCTGCGCTCCTTCTGCTGAGCGCCGCTGTTTGCTTGCACCTGCTTCTCCTTCGCTGA
- the LOC119133463 gene encoding alpha-tectorin-like: MVRPVILVLLFFNISAPAGTTVGTRDVLYPFGPAHMDLETPKMDDGSTPEIPLLVPFVFFSTPYRTIYVNNNGVISFNEHVSQFTPEAFPLSDSRSFIAPLWADVHNGIRGDIYYRETTLPQILERATHDVRRHFKNIPNFSATWAFIATWHEVTFYGGSQTTPMVQCPSSCSTMRKSLGALGRPVAEIL, encoded by the exons ATGGTGAGGCCAGTTATTCTGGTTCTTCTCTTCTTCAACATCAGTGCACCCGCTGGCACGACAG TTGGTACTCGGGATGTCCTGTATCCTTTCGGACCCGCCCACATGGATCTGGAGACCCCCAAGATGGATGACGGGAGCACCCCTGAGATTCCTCTGCTTGtgccatttgttttcttcagcaCACCCTACCGCACCATCTAC GTCAACAACAACGGCGTGATATCCTTCAACGAGCACGTGAGCCAGTTCACGCCGGAAGCGTTCCCCCTCAGCGACAGCCGGTCCTTCATCGCCCCGCTCTGGGCAGACGTGCACAACGGGATCCGCGGAGACATCTACTACAGGGAGACCACCCTGCCGCAGATACTGGAGAGGGCCACGCATGACGTCCGCCGGCATTTCAAGAACATCCCCAACTTCTCAGCCACCTGGGCATTCATCGCCACCTGGCATGAGGTCACCTTCTACGGCGGGAGCCAGACCACCCCG ATGGTGCAGTGTCCTTCGTCTTGTTCAACTATGAGGAAATCACTTGGAGCACTGGGACGGCCAGTGGCGGAGATCCTCTAA
- the LOC119133460 gene encoding tubulin-specific chaperone cofactor E-like protein — protein sequence MDQSCDEEVARTFVQVISDKYNTENFPYGQGLGVVVLPSPPGSPTKGHLFLPNVLVLNDCGIKKAGDRSDIAAFCAHVVELDLSYNEIHDWAEICAIVSNVPHLDILNLSMNPLSGAALEPPMAEVFARVRRLVLINTHVSWDTVHALTRNTPELAELFLCLNDYHNVSLSCTTCPSLHLLQITDNHLRDWAEVRKFGQMYPSLSELVLANNSVEHVGDTREALQRLFPNLRCVNLNNSGLSEWEDIERLNFFPKLQEVKVMGIPLFKPYNTQERRNLLLAQLPNVSVLNGGAVSDNDREAAERFFIRYYQECPELERPHRYNELVSKYGQLAPLADVDLTPRCTMVDVRWGDRVEAVSLRLEWTVGNLRKQLRALLQLPNNGIRLFYISREMAAVVGPEELKCGFRALHSYRIRDGDEILIVPKVKNRCSSSHL from the exons ATGGACCAGTCCTGTGATGAAGAGGTGGCTCGCACCTTCGTGCAGGTCATCAGCGACAAGTACAACACGGAGAACTTCCCGTACGGCCAAGGCTTGGGCGTCGTGGTGCTGCCTTCCCCGCCTGGCTCGCCCACCAAAG GTCACCTATTCTTGCCCAACGTGCTGGTTCTGAACGACTGCGGCATCAAAAAAGCGGGCGACAGGTCCGACATTGCTGCTTTCTGTGCCCATGTGGTGGAGCTGGACCTGTCCTACAATGAAATCCACGACTGGGCCGAG ATCTGCGCCATTGTTTCCAACGTCCCCCACTTGGACATCCTCAACCTGAGCATGAACCCGCTTAGCGGCGCCGCGCTGGAGCCGCCCATGGCCGAGGTGTTTGCTCGGGTGCGGCGGCTCGTCCTCATCAACACGCACGTCAGCTGGGACACGGTGCACGCGCTCACACGAAACACGCCCGA GCTGGCGGAGCTTTTTCTATGCCTGAACGACTACCACAACGTGTCCCTTTCCTGCACAACCTGCCCGTCCCTCCACCTGCTGCAGATCACCGACAACCACCTGCGCGACTGGGCGGAGGTACGCAAGTTCGGGCAGATGTACCCCAGCCTCAGCGAACTGGTGCTGGCCAACAACAGCGTGGAGCACGTGGGCGACACCCGGGAAGCGCTGCAGCGCCTCTTCCCCAACTTACGCTGCGTCAACCTCAACAACTCAG GGCTGAGTGAGTGGGAGGACATCGAGAGGCTGAATTTCTTCCCCAAGCTGCAAGAAGTGAAAGTGATGGGGATTCCGCTGTTTAAGCCGTACAACACGCAAGAGCGCCGCAACCTACTTTTAGCACA GTTGCCAAATGTGTCGGTGCTGAACGGGGGTGCGGTGTCTGACAACGACAGGGAAGCTGCTGAGAGGTTCTTCATCCGCTACTACCAGGAGTGTCCGGAACTGGAGCGTCCGCACAG GTACAACGAGCTGGTATCCAAGTACGGTCAACTGGCCCCATTGGCCGACGTGGATCTGACCCCCCGTTGCACAATGGTGGACGTCCGCTGGGGCGACCGAGTAGAGGCGGTAAGCCTCCGCCTGGAGTGGACGGTGGGCAACCTGAGGAAGCAGCTGAGGGCACTTCTTCAGCTGCCCAACAACGGGATTAGGCTCTTCTACATCAGCCGAGAAATGGCTGCCGTCGTGGGACCGGAGGAGTTGAAGTGCGGCTTCCGGGCGCTCCACTCGTACAGAATTCGAGATGGAGACGAGATTCTCATCGTGCCAAAGGTGAAAAACCGCTGTAGCTCCTCACATCTTTGA
- the plekhb1 gene encoding pleckstrin homology domain-containing family B member 1 isoform X3 — protein MEFSLFSPTSVLKRWKLNWCDLWVDGSFCFYKSDSRRELVHRVNLKLTCADVRCGLECQGVTPPETNPRENIIVVQFKDSSTMNLCANSEDESIAWKLTILETRRNPVFMYDPYNDSYEAIPLNHFHTFYVTPGTGTGTHQLIVQRDGAFDHLAMGLLAGIATGAAMRSFLWAPMFFC, from the exons ATGGAGTTCTCGCTGTTTTCGCCAA CGTCTGTGCTGAAACGCTGGAAGTTGAACTGGTGTGACCTCTGGGTGGATGGCAGCTTTTGCTTCTACAAGAGCGACAGCCGTCGAGAGCTGGTGCACCGCGTCAACCTCAAGCTCACATGCGCAGATGTGCGCTGCGGCCTAGAATGTCAAG GGGTGACGCCACCTGAGACGAACCCCCGCGAGAACATCATCGTGGTGCAATTCAAGGACAGCTCAACGATGAACCTGTGCGCCAACAGCGAGGATGAGTCCAT CGCATGGAAACTGACCATACTGGAGACCAGGAGGAACCCG GTGTTCATGTACGATCCCTACAATGATTCCTATGAGGCCATACCCCTTAACCACTTTCACACATTCTATGTAACGCCAGGAACAGGTA CAGGCACCCACCAGTTGATCGTCCAGAGGGACGGAGCATTTGACCACCTCGCCATGGGATTACTGGCAGGCATAGCAACGGGAGCGGCCATGCGCTCCTTCCTCTGGGCGCCCATGTTCTTCTGCTGA
- the plekhb1 gene encoding pleckstrin homology domain-containing family B member 1 isoform X2, whose translation MALMRSGWLWRQTSVLKRWKLNWCDLWVDGSFCFYKSDSRRELVHRVNLKLTCADVRCGLECQGVTPPETNPRENIIVVQFKDSSTMNLCANSEDESIAWKLTILETRRNPVFMYDPYNDSYEAIPLNHFHTFYVTPGTGTGTHQLIVQRDGAFDHLAMGLLAGIATGAAMRSFLWAPMFFC comes from the exons ATGGCACTCATGAGGTCAGGCTGGCTTTGGAGACAGA CGTCTGTGCTGAAACGCTGGAAGTTGAACTGGTGTGACCTCTGGGTGGATGGCAGCTTTTGCTTCTACAAGAGCGACAGCCGTCGAGAGCTGGTGCACCGCGTCAACCTCAAGCTCACATGCGCAGATGTGCGCTGCGGCCTAGAATGTCAAG GGGTGACGCCACCTGAGACGAACCCCCGCGAGAACATCATCGTGGTGCAATTCAAGGACAGCTCAACGATGAACCTGTGCGCCAACAGCGAGGATGAGTCCAT CGCATGGAAACTGACCATACTGGAGACCAGGAGGAACCCG GTGTTCATGTACGATCCCTACAATGATTCCTATGAGGCCATACCCCTTAACCACTTTCACACATTCTATGTAACGCCAGGAACAGGTACAG GCACCCACCAGTTGATCGTCCAGAGGGACGGAGCATTTGACCACCTCGCCATGGGATTACTGGCAGGCATAGCAACGGGAGCGGCCATGCGCTCCTTCCTCTGGGCGCCCATGTTCTTCTGCTGA
- the plekhb1 gene encoding pleckstrin homology domain-containing family B member 1 isoform X1, protein MALMRSGWLWRQTSVLKRWKLNWCDLWVDGSFCFYKSDSRRELVHRVNLKLTCADVRCGLECQGVTPPETNPRENIIVVQFKDSSTMNLCANSEDESIAWKLTILETRRNPVFMYDPYNDSYEAIPLNHFHTFYVTPGTGTGTHQLIVQRDGAFDHLAMGLLAGIATGAAMRSFLWAPMFFC, encoded by the exons ATGGCACTCATGAGGTCAGGCTGGCTTTGGAGACAGA CGTCTGTGCTGAAACGCTGGAAGTTGAACTGGTGTGACCTCTGGGTGGATGGCAGCTTTTGCTTCTACAAGAGCGACAGCCGTCGAGAGCTGGTGCACCGCGTCAACCTCAAGCTCACATGCGCAGATGTGCGCTGCGGCCTAGAATGTCAAG GGGTGACGCCACCTGAGACGAACCCCCGCGAGAACATCATCGTGGTGCAATTCAAGGACAGCTCAACGATGAACCTGTGCGCCAACAGCGAGGATGAGTCCAT CGCATGGAAACTGACCATACTGGAGACCAGGAGGAACCCG GTGTTCATGTACGATCCCTACAATGATTCCTATGAGGCCATACCCCTTAACCACTTTCACACATTCTATGTAACGCCAGGAACAGGTA CAGGCACCCACCAGTTGATCGTCCAGAGGGACGGAGCATTTGACCACCTCGCCATGGGATTACTGGCAGGCATAGCAACGGGAGCGGCCATGCGCTCCTTCCTCTGGGCGCCCATGTTCTTCTGCTGA
- the sc5d gene encoding lathosterol oxidase — protein sequence MDLVLNVADYYVFTPYVYPASWSEDGALRQILSLLVVTNLGATILYLSLGALSYYFVFDHDLMKHPHFLENQVRREIKYALTSLPWISIPTVALFFAEVRGYSKVYDNVHDSPLGWTGLFLSMISFLLFTDMCIYWIHRFLHHKLIYKLFHKPHHVWKIPTPFASHAFHPVDGFMQGLPYHIYPFLFPLHKVLYLVLYVFVNIWTISIHDGDYRVPSAITGVINGSAHHTDHHLFFDYNYGQYFTLWDRLGGSYRYPSALMGKGPHDLIRRLRAEGKLDSGKANGHSGAMRKEE from the exons ATGGATCTCGTGCTGAACGTGGCCGACTATTACGTCTTCACGCCGTACGTGTACCCGGCGTCTTGGTCCGAGGACGGCGCCCTGCGGCAGATCCTAAGCCTCCTGGTGGTGACCAACCTTGGGGCGACGATCCTCTACCTGAGTTTGGGGGCCCTCAGCTACTACTTCGTCTTTGACCACGACCTCATGAAACATCCCCACTTCTTAGAG AATCAGGTTCGGAGGGAGATCAAATACGCTCTGACCTCTCTGCCGTGGATCAGCATTCCCACCGTGGCCTTGTTTTTTGCCGAAGTCCGAGGATACAGCAAAGTGTACGACAATGTCCACGACTCTCCCTTGG GTTGGACCGGGCTCTTCCTGAGTATGATCTCTTTCCTACTTTTCACCGACATGTGCATTTATTGGATTCACCGCTTCCTACATCATAAGCTTATTTATAAG CTCTTTCACAAGCCACATCACGTGTGGAAGATCCCTACGCCATTCGCCAGCCACGCCTTCCACCCGGTTGACGGCTTCATGCAGGGTCTCCCGTACCACATCTACCCTTTTCTCTTCCCGCTCCACAAGGTGCTCTACTTGGTCCTCTATGTCTTTGTCAACATCTGGACCATTTCCATCCACGATGGCGACTACCGCGTTCCCAGCGCCATAACGGGTGTCATCAATGGCTCGGCGCATCACACCGACCACCACCTGTTCTTTGACTACAACTACGGCCAGTACTTCACGCTGTGGGACCGCCTGGGGGGCTCCTACCGATACCCGTCGGCCCTGATGGGCAAGGGCCCCCACGACCTGATCCGCAGGCTCCGGGCAGAGGGAAAGTTAGACAGCGGCAAAGCCAATGGACACAGTGGCGCCATGCGCAAAGAGGAGTAA